In Zingiber officinale cultivar Zhangliang chromosome 1A, Zo_v1.1, whole genome shotgun sequence, a genomic segment contains:
- the LOC122033945 gene encoding uncharacterized protein LOC122033945, translating to MENFLSLASILSLSFLLLSFGASSPVLRNDSKVSPPPVPSRSGGIPPPNPNTSTRPAASSSASLSSHLSHNANRNSTSGEKEKKGDGSTSNPTDAQSKGGDKDRSTRPSKPINNNVVKEVNETCNSSYANCHCGNLIACLLHSEKDSKKLSLVIQNIGDDTSNVNITGRSDFPISVIHIAISKHISKKIDLPSDWNVTEILVDSGSNKCSIQIEAPVSDRNFLQLTTSEILLSPIYGVYLLGFTVVLLGAIWACCQFRKRWDVDGSGIPYQQIELSDQPQSSVTIISNAVDGWDEWDDDWDDEAVTKSAEKHPTTSVLSNDLTSRTPKKDGWDSAWED from the exons ATGGAGAATTTTCTATCTTTGGCATCGATTCTTTCACTTTCCTTTCTGTTGTTGTCATTCGGGGCTTCATCTCCTGTTCTAAGAAACGATTCGAAG GTTTCACCACCTCCGGTTCCTTCTCGATCGGGCGGCATACCTCCTCCAAACCCTAACACTTCGACACGTCCAGCTGCTTCTAGCTCTGCGTCTTTGTCCAGCCACCTCAGCCATAATGCTAATAGAAATTCCACTTccggagagaaagaaaagaaaggtgATGGTTCAACAAGCAATCCAACTGACGCCCAAAGCAAAGGAGGCGATAAAGATAGGAGTACCAGGCCTTCGAAGCCCATAAATAATAATGTTGTCAAGGAAGTGAACGAGACTTGTAATTCTTCGTATGCTAACTGTCACTGTGGAAATTTAATTGCTTGTCTTCTCCATTCTGAAAAAG ATTCAAAAAAATTATCCCTTGTGATTCAGAATATTGGAGATGACACTTCTAATGTGAATATTACAGGAAGATCTGATTTTCCTATTTCTGTTATACACATAGCTATATCAAAACATATTTCCAAAAAG ATAGATCTTCCAAGTGATTGGAATGTTACAGAAATTTTAGTAGATTCAGGAAGCAATAAGTGTAGTATTCAAATTGAAGCTCCTGTTTCTGACCGGAATTTCTTGCAACTCACAACTTCTGAGATACTCCTGTCTCCAATCTATGGTGTTTATCTTTTGGGTTTCACTGTGGTTCTTTTGGGAGCCATATGGGCCTGTTGCCAATTTAGGAAGAGATGGGATGTTGATGGTTCTGGAATCCCATATCAGCAGATTGAGCTGAGTGATCAGCCCCAATCGAGTGTCACAATTATCTCTAATGCTGTCGATGGCTGGGATGAGTGGGACGACGATTGGGATGATGAAGCAGTCACAAAGTCTGCAGAGAAACACCCAACTACGAGTGTTTTGTCAAATGATCTCACTTCAAGGACCCCGAAGAAAGACGGATGGGATTCTGCTTGGGAGGACTGA
- the LOC122033935 gene encoding protein SHORT-ROOT 2-like — translation MDGSAEEEEEEEDDFHCSTSSHLPASSSNRHLDVDVDLSSSSWAPPLLLQCARAMTSCDARRARRLMWTLNELASPYGDVDQKLAAFFLQALLARASSSGPLTLRALADAARRNRSFDATRRTALRFQELSPWSSFGHVAANAAILDAFFSSSSSSTSSLHILDLSNTFCTQWPTLLEALAMRASDADTPRVSITTVVVSASSVQEEVMGEIGRRMERFARLMGVPFRFEAVHRPAGRDLSDLDLDRLVSEGGGSAALAVNCVNSLRGVPAVGSHRDALLAAFRRLNPLIVTVVEEEAELSTPKGEEEKEGDAFLKVFRESLEFFSTYLESLEESFPRASEERLALEREAGRAVMDLVACPAAESAERRDTGARWSRRMRTAGFEPVEYCDDMTDDLRALLRRYREGWSMRAGGVVGGAAGTFLAWRDKPSVWASAWKPAMRN, via the coding sequence ATGGATGGAtcagcagaggaagaagaagaagaagaagacgacttCCACTGCTCGACCTCATCCCACCTCCCTGCTTCCTCCTCCAATCGCCACCTCGACGTAGACGTCGATCTCTCATCCTCCTCGTGGGCGCCGCCGCTTCTGCTCCAGTGCGCCCGCGCCATGACCTCCTGCGACGCTCGCCGCGCCCGCCGACTCATGTGGACTCTCAACGAGCTCGCCTCACCTTACGGCGACGTCGACCAGAAGCTTGCCGCCTTCTTCCTCCAGGCCCTGTTGGCGCGCGCCAGCTCCTCCGGCCCCCTCACCCTCCGCGCCCTCGCCGACGCCGCCCGCCGCAACCGCTCCTTCGATGCCACCCGCCGCACAGCTCTACGCTTTCAGGAGCTCAGCCCCTGGTCCTCCTTTGGCCACGTCGCCGCCAACGCAGCCATCCTCGAcgctttcttctcttcctcctcttcgtcgaCGTCGAGCCTCCATATTCTTGACCTCAGCAACACCTTCTGCACGCAGTGGCCGACGCTGCTCGAGGCACTCGCCATGCGGGCTTCCGACGCCGACACACCCCGCGTCTCCATCACCACCGTCGTCGTCTCTGCTTCCTCCGTGCAAGAAGAGGTGATGGGGGAGATCGGGCGGCGGATGGAGCGTTTCGCCAGATTGATGGGCGTGCCATTCCGGTTCGAAGCTGTTCATCGCCCGGCCGGCCGAGACCTCTCCGACCTCGACCTCGACCGGCTCGTCAGCGAGGGCGGTGGCAGTGCCGCGCTCGCAGTCAACTGTGTCAATTCGCTCCGCGGGGTGCCGGCCGTCGGAAGCCATCGCGACGCGCTTCTCGCGGCCTTCCGCCGGCTCAATCCGCTGATCGTGACGGTGGTGGAGGAGGAAGCAGAGCTATCGACACCAAAaggggaggaggagaaggagggggACGCATTCTTGAAGGTCTTCCGCGAGAGTTTGGAGTTCTTCTCGACCTACTTGGAATCGCTGGAGGAGAGCTTCCCGCGGGCGAGCGAGGAGCGGCTGGCGCTGGAACGCGAGGCGGGTCGGGCGGTGATGGACCTGGTGGCGTGTCCGGCGGCGGAATCAGCTGAGCGGCGGGACACGGGGGCAAGGTGGTCGAGGAGGATGCGGACGGCGGGATTCGAGCCGGTAGAATACTGCGACGACATGACCGACGACCTGAGGGCGCTTTTAAGGAGGTACAGAGAGGGATGGTCGATGCGAGCAGGTGGCGTCGTCGGCGGTGCCGCCGGGACATTTCTGGCCTGGAGGGACAAGCCGTCGGTGTGGGCGAGCGCGTGGAAACCGGCCATGAGAAACTGA